The Cydia amplana chromosome 11, ilCydAmpl1.1, whole genome shotgun sequence genome includes a region encoding these proteins:
- the LOC134652520 gene encoding serine/threonine-protein kinase SBK1 isoform X1: protein MNNGTRRALTGSIHKIREFELEKVCLVEEFDILQIVGEGWFGKILLVEHRASDTEIVLKALPKPYVSIRDFYREFHYGLHLSAHKNIVTTFDVAFETAGFYVFCQEYAPLGDLTSNMLDTGIGESHTKRVARQLSSALEHLHQRDLVHRDVKLDNVLIFKSDFSRIKLCDFGETRKVNSSVRRRNEWLPYSPPEVLKLPMDASYKALITHDVWQFGIVIFICLTGCLPWQKAAFDDPRYTSFYNWYNSSNPLKKQPKLWKMVSSRAQKMFKKFVEPREERRATNFQELSRYYDDRWMAKGYTDRVAGSDIDELCPSMYSFHSDVNEKNILLKHFRDNGIETTVDRQAKKQRIRDWIQNSVIEEGDEDDEENPELIFDEETDEELQDTSRGHPIDESHRVTLRYDTEKHINPRTGEVIEGNKPPPEKNPLSYDVQNIEPVAPANVVRRYGVKEEGSSHSSTKDSAYGSMEGKLLGQTTQS from the exons ATGAATAACGGCACAAGACGAGCCTTAACAGGCTCTATCCACAAAATTAGAGAATTCGAATTGGAAAAA GTGTGTCTGGTTGAAGAATTTGACATACTGCAAATAGTCGGTGAAGGATGGTTCGGCAAAATACTTCTTGTGGAGCACCGAGCTTCCGATACAGAAATTGTACTTAAAGCCTTGCCGAAGCCTTATGTGTCCATACGAGACTTCTACAGAGAGTTCCATTATGGGTTGCATCTCAGTGCACATAAAAACATCGTAACTACATTTGATGTTGCTTTTGAGACTGCCGGATTTTACGTATTCTGTCAGGAATATGCTCCTTTGG GTGACCTCACATCGAACATGCTTGACACAGGAATTGGAGAAAGTCATACCAAACGAGTAGCGAGACAATTATCTTCCGCATTGGAACATCTTCATCAAAGAGATTTGGTACATAGAGATGTAAAACTTGACAACGTCCTAATATTTAAGTCAGATTTTTCACGAATAAAACTTTGTGATTTTGGAGAGACCAGAAAAGTAAATTCTTCAGTCCGAAGAAGGAACGAATGGCTGCCGTATTCGCCTCCTGAAGTATTAAAATTACCCATGGACGCCAGTTACaa AGCGTTAATAACACACGACGTTTGGCAATTCggaattgttatttttatatgccTCACAGGCTGCTTGCCGTGGCAAAAGGCGGCTTTCGACGACCCACGGTATACAAG CTTTTATAATTGGTATAATAGTTCTAACCCCTTGAAGAAACAACCAAAGCTATGGAAAATGGTATCATCAAGGGCTCAAAAAATGTTCAAGAAGTTTGTAGAGCCCAGAGAAGAAAGGAGAGCGACTAATTTCCAAGAACTGTCTAGGTATTATGACGACCGATGGATGGCTAAAGGTTACACGGATAGAGTTG CGGGAAGTGACATAGATGAACTCTGCCCGTCAATGTATAGTTTCCACAGCGATGTCAATGAAAAGAATATCCTTTTGAAACATTTCCGAGACAATGGTATTGAGACGACGGTTGATCGTCAAGCCAAAAAACAAAGGATACGCGATTGGATTCAGAATAGTGTTATTGAAGAAGGCGATGAAGAT GATGAAGAAAACCCCGAGCTGATTTTTGATGAAGAAACTGACGAAGAACTTCAAGATACCTCTCGAGGACATCCAATTGATGAAAGTCACAGAGTCACATTGCGTTACGACACTGAAAAACATATAAATCCAAGAACTGGTGAAGTAATTGAAGGAAATAAACCTCCACCTGAGAAAAACCCTCTTTCTTATGATGTGCAAAACATTGAACCTGTAGCTCCAGCAAATGTCGTTCGAAGGTACGGGGTCAAAGAAGAAGGTTCATCTCATAGCTCCACAAAAGACAGCGCATATGGTTCAATGGAAGGAAAA CTTCTAGGCCAAACAACCCAGTCGTAA
- the LOC134652520 gene encoding serine/threonine-protein kinase meng-po isoform X3, which translates to MLDTGIGESHTKRVARQLSSALEHLHQRDLVHRDVKLDNVLIFKSDFSRIKLCDFGETRKVNSSVRRRNEWLPYSPPEVLKLPMDASYKALITHDVWQFGIVIFICLTGCLPWQKAAFDDPRYTSFYNWYNSSNPLKKQPKLWKMVSSRAQKMFKKFVEPREERRATNFQELSRYYDDRWMAKGYTDRVAGSDIDELCPSMYSFHSDVNEKNILLKHFRDNGIETTVDRQAKKQRIRDWIQNSVIEEGDEDDEENPELIFDEETDEELQDTSRGHPIDESHRVTLRYDTEKHINPRTGEVIEGNKPPPEKNPLSYDVQNIEPVAPANVVRRYGVKEEGSSHSSTKDSAYGSMEGKLLGQTTQS; encoded by the exons ATGCTTGACACAGGAATTGGAGAAAGTCATACCAAACGAGTAGCGAGACAATTATCTTCCGCATTGGAACATCTTCATCAAAGAGATTTGGTACATAGAGATGTAAAACTTGACAACGTCCTAATATTTAAGTCAGATTTTTCACGAATAAAACTTTGTGATTTTGGAGAGACCAGAAAAGTAAATTCTTCAGTCCGAAGAAGGAACGAATGGCTGCCGTATTCGCCTCCTGAAGTATTAAAATTACCCATGGACGCCAGTTACaa AGCGTTAATAACACACGACGTTTGGCAATTCggaattgttatttttatatgccTCACAGGCTGCTTGCCGTGGCAAAAGGCGGCTTTCGACGACCCACGGTATACAAG CTTTTATAATTGGTATAATAGTTCTAACCCCTTGAAGAAACAACCAAAGCTATGGAAAATGGTATCATCAAGGGCTCAAAAAATGTTCAAGAAGTTTGTAGAGCCCAGAGAAGAAAGGAGAGCGACTAATTTCCAAGAACTGTCTAGGTATTATGACGACCGATGGATGGCTAAAGGTTACACGGATAGAGTTG CGGGAAGTGACATAGATGAACTCTGCCCGTCAATGTATAGTTTCCACAGCGATGTCAATGAAAAGAATATCCTTTTGAAACATTTCCGAGACAATGGTATTGAGACGACGGTTGATCGTCAAGCCAAAAAACAAAGGATACGCGATTGGATTCAGAATAGTGTTATTGAAGAAGGCGATGAAGAT GATGAAGAAAACCCCGAGCTGATTTTTGATGAAGAAACTGACGAAGAACTTCAAGATACCTCTCGAGGACATCCAATTGATGAAAGTCACAGAGTCACATTGCGTTACGACACTGAAAAACATATAAATCCAAGAACTGGTGAAGTAATTGAAGGAAATAAACCTCCACCTGAGAAAAACCCTCTTTCTTATGATGTGCAAAACATTGAACCTGTAGCTCCAGCAAATGTCGTTCGAAGGTACGGGGTCAAAGAAGAAGGTTCATCTCATAGCTCCACAAAAGACAGCGCATATGGTTCAATGGAAGGAAAA CTTCTAGGCCAAACAACCCAGTCGTAA
- the LOC134652520 gene encoding serine/threonine-protein kinase SBK1 isoform X2: MNNGTRRALTGSIHKIREFELEKVCLVEEFDILQIVGEGWFGKILLVEHRASDTEIVLKALPKPYVSIRDFYREFHYGLHLSAHKNIVTTFDVAFETAGFYVFCQEYAPLGDLTSNMLDTGIGESHTKRVARQLSSALEHLHQRDLVHRDVKLDNVLIFKSDFSRIKLCDFGETRKVNSSVRRRNEWLPYSPPEVLKLPMDASYKALITHDVWQFGIVIFICLTGCLPWQKAAFDDPRYTSFYNWYNSSNPLKKQPKLWKMVSSRAQKMFKKFVEPREERRATNFQELSRYYDDRWMAKGYTDRVAGSDIDELCPSMYSFHSDVNEKNILLKHFRDNGIETTVDRQAKKQRIRDWIQNSVIEEGDEDDEENPELIFDEETDEELQDTSRGHPIDESHRVTLRYDTEKHINPRTGEVIEGNKPPPEKNPLSYDVQNIEPVAPANVVRSF; this comes from the exons ATGAATAACGGCACAAGACGAGCCTTAACAGGCTCTATCCACAAAATTAGAGAATTCGAATTGGAAAAA GTGTGTCTGGTTGAAGAATTTGACATACTGCAAATAGTCGGTGAAGGATGGTTCGGCAAAATACTTCTTGTGGAGCACCGAGCTTCCGATACAGAAATTGTACTTAAAGCCTTGCCGAAGCCTTATGTGTCCATACGAGACTTCTACAGAGAGTTCCATTATGGGTTGCATCTCAGTGCACATAAAAACATCGTAACTACATTTGATGTTGCTTTTGAGACTGCCGGATTTTACGTATTCTGTCAGGAATATGCTCCTTTGG GTGACCTCACATCGAACATGCTTGACACAGGAATTGGAGAAAGTCATACCAAACGAGTAGCGAGACAATTATCTTCCGCATTGGAACATCTTCATCAAAGAGATTTGGTACATAGAGATGTAAAACTTGACAACGTCCTAATATTTAAGTCAGATTTTTCACGAATAAAACTTTGTGATTTTGGAGAGACCAGAAAAGTAAATTCTTCAGTCCGAAGAAGGAACGAATGGCTGCCGTATTCGCCTCCTGAAGTATTAAAATTACCCATGGACGCCAGTTACaa AGCGTTAATAACACACGACGTTTGGCAATTCggaattgttatttttatatgccTCACAGGCTGCTTGCCGTGGCAAAAGGCGGCTTTCGACGACCCACGGTATACAAG CTTTTATAATTGGTATAATAGTTCTAACCCCTTGAAGAAACAACCAAAGCTATGGAAAATGGTATCATCAAGGGCTCAAAAAATGTTCAAGAAGTTTGTAGAGCCCAGAGAAGAAAGGAGAGCGACTAATTTCCAAGAACTGTCTAGGTATTATGACGACCGATGGATGGCTAAAGGTTACACGGATAGAGTTG CGGGAAGTGACATAGATGAACTCTGCCCGTCAATGTATAGTTTCCACAGCGATGTCAATGAAAAGAATATCCTTTTGAAACATTTCCGAGACAATGGTATTGAGACGACGGTTGATCGTCAAGCCAAAAAACAAAGGATACGCGATTGGATTCAGAATAGTGTTATTGAAGAAGGCGATGAAGAT GATGAAGAAAACCCCGAGCTGATTTTTGATGAAGAAACTGACGAAGAACTTCAAGATACCTCTCGAGGACATCCAATTGATGAAAGTCACAGAGTCACATTGCGTTACGACACTGAAAAACATATAAATCCAAGAACTGGTGAAGTAATTGAAGGAAATAAACCTCCACCTGAGAAAAACCCTCTTTCTTATGATGTGCAAAACATTGAACCTGTAGCTCCAGCAAATGTCGTTCGAAG CTTCTAG
- the LOC134652252 gene encoding uncharacterized protein LOC134652252 produces MYRDSVSLVRTSVGDTKPFPITVGVHQGSALSPFLFSVVLDAVTAEIQDPPLWLLNKLMYADDIALTDEDKQVLERKVNQWKGSLENGGLKLNVAKTEYMACGSTDSTPINIGNEPAVKTDKFKYLGSVLHESGIIDHDIRARISAAWSKWREVTGVICDRRIPLRLKGLVYKCIIRPVLLYGAETWPVLGRHVQELHVTEMKMLRWMCGVTRADRIQNEYIRGSLAVRDVAEKLQECRLRWFGHVCRRPADYVGNICLKLALDGPRPKGRPKKRWLDVVKADMSVNGLTRDDAQDRAKWRKASRKADPGKDRDNAR; encoded by the coding sequence ATGTACCGCGATTCGGTTTCTCTGGTAAGGACCTCCGTTGGCGACACAAAACCCTTCCCGATTACAGTTGGTGTTCATCAAGGTTCTGCTCTGAGCCCCTTTCTGTTCAGTGTGGTGCTTGACGCCGTCACGGCGGAGATACAAGACCCACCGCTGTGGTTGCTTAATAAGCTTATGTATGCAGACGACATCGCACTGACAGACGAGGACAAGCAGGTATTAGAGCGAAAGGTGAACCAGTGGAAGGGGTCGCTAGAAAATGGAGGTCTGAAGCTAAATGTCGCGAAGACCGAATACATGGCCTGCGGAAGTACGGATTCCACTCCCATCAATATAGGGAACGAACCTGCCGTGAAAACGGACAAGTTTAAGTACCTGGGATCAGTACTGCATGAGTCCGGGATCATTGATCACGACATCCGGGCCCGAATCAGCGCGGCTTGGTCTAAATGGCGGGAGGTCACAGGAGTCATCTGCGATCGCAGAATACCGCTTAGACTCAAAGGGCTAGTGTATAAGTGTATTATCCGTCCAGTCCTACTTTATGGCGCCGAGACGTGGCCGGTTCTTGGAAGGCACGTTCAGGAGCTTCACGTTACAGAgatgaagatgctgcggtggatgtgcggcGTTACGCGCGCTGACCGCATCCAAAACGAGTACATCCGTGGCAGCCTCGCAGTCCGTGACGTAGCAGAGAAGCTCCAAGAATGTCGCCTCCGGTGGTTCGGCCACGTTTGTCGCAGGCCAGCTGACTACGTAGGAAACATATGCCTTAAACTAGCCCTTGACGGCCCCCGACCCAAGGGCAGACCAAAAAAGCGATGGCTCGATGTCGTGAAAGCAGATATGAGCGTGAACGGGCTCACACGAGACGACGCCCAGGATCGCGCAAAGTGGAGGAAAgcaagtaggaaagcggaccctggcaaagaccgggataacgctaggtag